The following coding sequences are from one Niveibacterium umoris window:
- a CDS encoding DUF2167 domain-containing protein: MTTLFSRTARTLTLLSCLCIAAPSIVRADEAPPSAREQEARAAIQAANAAKVVGPTDVKLFDQATLKLPAGRIWVPQPAAGQLMRAMGNSADDRLAGVVLPDGEGDWIVVAEFEKAGFIKDDDARDWKADELLDNIRKGTEHSNEDRRSRGIPELDVLGWVQAPTYDASAHRLVWSIHARQKGQPASDPGSINYNTYALGRDGYFSMNLVTAYDHIAEDKPIAHELLAALEYGDGKRYRDFNASTDKVAEYGLAALVGGLAVKKLGLFAVIAAFAAKSFKLIALGAVALIAGVKRFFGGKSKSDDVA, from the coding sequence ATGACGACCTTGTTCTCGCGCACTGCTCGCACGCTGACGCTGCTCTCCTGCCTGTGCATTGCTGCCCCCTCCATCGTTCGCGCCGACGAGGCGCCACCCAGCGCCCGGGAACAGGAAGCGCGCGCGGCCATTCAGGCCGCGAACGCCGCCAAGGTGGTCGGGCCGACGGACGTCAAGCTGTTCGACCAGGCCACGCTGAAACTGCCGGCCGGCCGCATCTGGGTGCCGCAGCCGGCGGCGGGCCAGCTGATGCGCGCGATGGGCAATTCAGCTGATGACCGTCTCGCCGGCGTGGTGCTGCCGGACGGCGAGGGCGACTGGATCGTGGTCGCGGAGTTCGAGAAGGCCGGCTTCATCAAGGACGACGATGCGCGCGACTGGAAGGCCGACGAGTTGCTCGACAACATCCGCAAGGGCACCGAGCATTCCAACGAGGATCGCCGTTCGCGAGGCATCCCGGAGCTCGATGTGCTCGGCTGGGTGCAGGCGCCGACCTACGACGCGTCGGCGCATCGCCTGGTGTGGTCGATCCATGCGCGGCAGAAGGGCCAGCCCGCAAGCGATCCGGGTTCGATCAACTACAACACGTATGCCTTGGGCCGCGACGGCTACTTCAGCATGAATCTGGTCACTGCCTACGACCACATCGCCGAGGACAAGCCGATCGCGCACGAACTGCTTGCTGCGCTCGAATACGGCGACGGCAAGCGGTATCGCGACTTCAACGCTTCGACCGACAAGGTGGCCGAGTACGGCCTGGCGGCGCTGGTCGGCGGTCTTGCGGTGAAGAAGCTCGGCCTCTTCGCGGTGATCGCTGCGTTCGCAGCCAAGTCCTTCAAGCTGATCGCGCTGGGCGCGGTGGCGCTGATTGCAGGTGTCAAACGCTTCTTTGGCGGCAAGAGCAAGAGCGACGACGTGGCATGA
- a CDS encoding site-2 protease family protein, translated as MSKLLFLLFSGLKFGKLLTTGGTMLLSVFAYAFIWGWRYAVGFVAMILIHEMGHYIAARQRGLAVGAPTFIPFVGAWVELKDLPHDAETEAYVGLVGPLAGTLGALACYYLARNSGSDLLLAVSYSGFFLNLFNMIPLSPFDGGRITAVLSPRIWLIGVPVLVGLFMLRPSPMLILMAIMAAPQVMRAWRFDPSAPENQAYYTASSETRLTYAVWYIGLLAFLAVMSHEVHEILPRHL; from the coding sequence ATGAGCAAGCTGCTGTTCCTGCTGTTCTCGGGGCTCAAGTTCGGCAAGTTGCTGACCACCGGCGGCACGATGCTGCTGTCGGTGTTCGCGTATGCCTTCATCTGGGGCTGGCGTTACGCGGTGGGTTTCGTCGCGATGATCCTGATCCACGAAATGGGGCATTACATCGCGGCGCGCCAGCGCGGGTTGGCGGTTGGCGCACCGACCTTCATCCCGTTTGTCGGCGCGTGGGTCGAGTTGAAGGATCTGCCGCACGACGCCGAGACGGAAGCCTACGTCGGGCTTGTCGGGCCGCTGGCCGGCACGCTCGGCGCGCTCGCCTGTTACTACCTGGCACGCAACAGCGGCAGCGACCTGCTGCTGGCGGTGTCTTACTCCGGTTTCTTCCTCAACCTGTTCAACATGATTCCGCTCTCGCCTTTCGACGGCGGGCGCATCACCGCGGTGCTGTCGCCGCGCATCTGGCTGATCGGCGTGCCGGTGCTGGTCGGGCTGTTCATGTTGCGGCCCAGCCCGATGCTGATCCTGATGGCGATCATGGCAGCGCCGCAGGTGATGCGTGCGTGGCGCTTCGATCCGTCTGCGCCCGAGAACCAGGCCTACTACACGGCTTCGTCGGAAACCCGGCTCACCTATGCGGTGTGGTACATCGGCCTGCTCGCCTTCCTCGCGGTGATGAGCCACGAGGTGCACGAGATCCTGCCGCGCCACCTCTGA